A stretch of the bacterium genome encodes the following:
- a CDS encoding cytochrome c: MRIGTILLLLLLAACGGGAAPESGSAPAVEGARLFKAKGCYSCHSIGEGPKAGPDLKGLFARREEAWIRAYVSDPVAMVASDPIARGLKEQYKIQMPKMMISPQEMDALLGYLRSATQP; the protein is encoded by the coding sequence ATGCGAATCGGGACGATCCTTCTTCTTCTCCTGCTGGCGGCCTGCGGCGGCGGCGCGGCCCCGGAAAGCGGCTCGGCGCCGGCGGTGGAAGGCGCCCGGCTGTTCAAGGCCAAGGGCTGCTATTCCTGCCATAGCATCGGCGAAGGCCCCAAGGCCGGGCCCGATTTGAAAGGCCTCTTCGCCCGGCGGGAAGAGGCCTGGATCCGGGCCTACGTCTCCGATCCGGTGGCGATGGTGGCCAGCGACCCCATCGCCCGGGGCCTCAAGGAGCAATACAAGATCCAAATGCCGAAAATGATGATTTCGCCCCAGGAAATGGACGCCTTGCTGGGCTATCTGCGCAGCGCTACCCAACCCTGA